In one window of Pristiophorus japonicus isolate sPriJap1 chromosome 9, sPriJap1.hap1, whole genome shotgun sequence DNA:
- the LOC139273296 gene encoding zinc finger protein 3-like yields the protein MRFNYPSDLEVHRRSHTGERMFTCSECGKGFTGSSNLLKHQRVHTGERPFTCSECGKRFTVSSRLLTHQRVHTGERPFTCSECGKGFTTSYNLLTHQRVHTGERPFTCSECGKRFTVSSSLLTHQRVHTEERPFTCSVCGKGFTRSSHLLRHQRVHTGERPFTCFECGKGFTQSSHLLAHQRAHTGERPFTCSVCGKGFTRSSNLLTHQRAHK from the coding sequence atgaGATTTAATTACCcgtctgatctggaagttcatcggcgcagtcacaccggggaaaggatgttcacctgctctgagtgtgggaaggggttcactgggtcatccaacctactgaaacaccagcgagttcacactggggagaggccgttcacctgctcagagtgtgggaagcgattcactgtgtcatcccgccttctaactcaccagcgagttcacactggggagaggcctttcacttgctcagagtgtgggaagggattcactacctcatacaacctgctgacacaccagcgagttcacactggggagagaccgttcacctgctcagagtgtgggaagcgattcactgtgtCGTCCAgccttctaactcaccagcgagttcacaccgaggagaggccgttcacctgctccgtgtgtgggaaaggattcactcgatcatcccacctgctgagacatcagcgagttcacactggggagaggccattcacctgctttgagtgtgggaagggattcactcagtcatcccatctgctggcacaccagcgggcTCACACTGGGGagcggccgttcacctgctccgtgtgtgggaagggattcactcggtcatccaacctgctgacacaccagcgagctcacaagtga